The following nucleotide sequence is from Trifolium pratense cultivar HEN17-A07 linkage group LG2, ARS_RC_1.1, whole genome shotgun sequence.
GAAATGGTATATTCAAGAAAGCTCATGAACTTAGTGTTCTTTGTGATGCTAAGGTTTCACTCATCATGTTCTCTAAAAACAACAAGATGCATGAATACATCACCCCCGGCCTTTCGTAAGCATCATTGCATTTCTTACACCCTCTAGTCTCCTAGGTTTATTGAATAACCGATGTATCTGATTCATATTATcgaccagatacatcagttattcaataaacctacaaaaattattttttgtttatatatgagatCCGAGGAGTTATATATACTCTTTTatctaaatatctttttttattatttatatgaattttttcgTATGTTACTTTTGAGGCAGTACAAAGAAGATTATTGATCAGTATCAGAAGACTTTGGGGGATATTGATCTATGGCGTTCACACTATGAGGTATAGATTTGATTTTAggtttgttatttattttgtattttattttatttttgttgagtttttttaattaatatggATGGATGTGAAATTATGGTTACAGAAAATGCTTGAAAACCTGAAGAAACTGAAAGATATTAACCATAAACTTAGAAGACAAATCAggtaattaatttataatgcaacaaaagttgatgtatccgGTTGAACTAGGTTGAACGGTTTGGTTCAACCAGATACATTAGCTTTTGTTgattcaactttttcttatatttcgTGAAATGATTTATGAAACCTCGCTGATCGGTGGAGTTGTACGATGATGAATTGAAATTAAGGCATAGAATAGGTGAAGGTGGTATGGAATTGGATGATCTGAGCTTCCAGCAACTTCGCAGTCTTGAAGAAGATATGAATTCTTCCATTGCAAAAATTCGTGAGAGGAAGGTAAAATAATACTTATAATCTTATGGATCTTCAAATTATTTGATGCTACCAATTTTGTTAAGTTATATATTTCCCcttttttcacacactttcaACAGTTACCATAAGCTAATCTTAAACTTCAAGTTAATTAGCTACATGATCTCCTTTTATTGTAGTAAATCTTCAAGTAACTAGCTGATTTGGCTAGCTGCATAATCTCTTTTAtatgctactaaaaaaattaaatccacAACTAAACTtgaaaaacaaatgaaattgaTTTCTAACACTTTAGTTAGTATTATAAAGGAAagttctaatatggaccacctTAAATTCTAATATCAAATTGAGTTAGAAATGTTAGTTA
It contains:
- the LOC123910396 gene encoding agamous-like MADS-box protein TM6 isoform X2; translated protein: MGRGKIEIKLIENPTNRQVTYSKRRNGIFKKAHELSVLCDAKVSLIMFSKNNKMHEYITPGLSTKKIIDQYQKTLGDIDLWRSHYEKMLENLKKLKDINHKLRRQIRHRIGEGGMELDDLSFQQLRSLEEDMNSSIAKIRERKFHVIKTRTDTCRKKVRSLEQMNGNLLLELEKCVIHPQFLFHDEGDEESAVALANGASTLYSFCQHHSQMNLPHHHGGEGFKNDDLRLG
- the LOC123910396 gene encoding agamous-like MADS-box protein TM6 isoform X1; the encoded protein is MGRGKIEIKLIENPTNRQVTYSKRRNGIFKKAHELSVLCDAKVSLIMFSKNNKMHEYITPGLSTKKIIDQYQKTLGDIDLWRSHYEKMLENLKKLKDINHKLRRQIRHRIGEGGMELDDLSFQQLRSLEEDMNSSIAKIRERKFHVIKTRTDTCRKKVRSLEQMNGNLLLELKEKCVIHPQFLFHDEGDEESAVALANGASTLYSFCQHHSQMNLPHHHGGEGFKNDDLRLG